From one Cardiocondyla obscurior isolate alpha-2009 linkage group LG06, Cobs3.1, whole genome shotgun sequence genomic stretch:
- the LOC139103091 gene encoding X-linked retinitis pigmentosa GTPase regulator isoform X4, with amino-acid sequence MGLPDIETIPETGAVFTIGRSRFADNIASHFFIRKDPVISIECGDEHSAVICQTGRLFVFGSNDWGQLGLGHKNHISKPSCVKILKPEKVTHVACGRAHTLICTGAQKIFACGSNQEGQLGRENSVIGDSSSSPILIHDCGLAGPRIVQIAAGSHHSLVLTSDGGVVAWGSNLEGQLGLQGVSGLVYKPTKVPIPEPVKEISAGYYHSVFLTESGLVYVCGEAEGGKLGINTSFSIQDTPKQMQLPVPALHIACGGHHTLILAENGNIYCSGSNASGQLGMGTNVNEIQMPKFLPRGALQDEKIVKIACGESHSAILTESGKLFTCGDGRHGKLGLEENENNVHVVTFAAKYQELFVSNVACGGCHTILVGRRHEIDYQSQRSDSMEQKKNSLPPLKLPINMQNEQQEDSVDKSTDKKDDLRHSDKNSEASNNNELQINSSEDSLKENTNINNEEISTSANDGKHANLSSEITSESSQEKDHVNEDHDNESIEHKENNESKNNNENDENQEHNKNAVATEAQNVEESCTTSGISRIEEEQKTTTNPTPPPKPPRLKSESAEDTRDEKESSKEKQEEEKEKDDTEIKTNNEENSSAKTTRKSISAISKETIEAIENSIEKVEEDIPAEEPEKAETDGAQDDADVVQSPPPRTAKMAKLFKGRRQQEIQNGTKKTSVPNIKAKSKTCTIL; translated from the exons ATGGGCCTGCCGGACATAGAGACCATACCCG AGACCGGGGCGGTGTTCACAATCGGCCGCAGCAGATTTGCAGACAACATTGCGTCGCATTTTTTCATACGGAAAGATCCAGTGATCTCCATTGAATGCGGAGACGAGCATTCCGCCGTAATTTGCC AAACTGGCAGATTGTTTGTTTTCGGCAGCAACGATTGGGGTCAACTCGGTCTGGGTCACAAAAATCACATCAGCAAACCATCATGTGTAAAAA TTCTGAAGCCGGAAAAAGTTACTCATGTGGCATGCGGAAGAGCACATACTTTAATATGCACAG GAGCGCAGAAAATCTTTGCATGCGGCAGCAATCAGGAAGGTCAACTGGGTCGAGAAAATTCTGTGATAGGTGACAGCTCTAGTTCTCCAATCTTAATCCACGATTGCGGGCTTGCTGGACCTCGGATCGTTCAAATTGCAGCGGGATCACATCACTCTTTGGTTCTAACGAGCGACGGAGGAGTTGTCGCCTGGGGAAGCAATCTTGAGGGTCAGTTAGGATTGCAAGGGGTTTCAGGCTTGGTGTACAAGCCCACTAAGGTCCCCATTCCTGAACCAGTAAAAGAAATCAGCGCGGGATATTATCACTCAGTTTTCTTAACTG AAAGTGGACTCGTTTATGTCTGCGGCGAAGCAGAAGGTGGTAAACTTGGAATCAACACCAGCTTTTCCATTCAAGACACTCCGAAACAGATGCAATTACCTGTACCAGCACTTCATATCGCATGTGGTGGTCATCATACACTTATATTAGCAG aaaatggCAATATTTATTGCTCTGGCAGTAACGCTAGTGGACAACTCGGTATGGGCACAAACGTTAACGAAATACAGATGCCGAAATTTCTTCCACGTGGAGCTCTTCAAGATGAGAAGATTGTCAAGATTGCTTGCGGCGAAAGTCACAGTGCTATACTTACtg aaTCCGGCAAGCTCTTTACCTGTGGTGACGGCCGACATGGAAAATTGGGTCtggaagaaaacgaaaataacgTTCACGTAGTAACATTTGCTGCTAAATATCAAGAGCTTTTTGTTTCAAAT GTGGCTTGTGGAGGATGTCACACAATATTAGTCGGCAGAAGACATGAGATAGATTATCAATCACAGCGATCGGACTCCATG gagcaaaaaaagaattctctACCTCCTTTAAAGCTTCctataaatatgcaaaatgaGCAACAAGAAGACAGTGTAGATAAATCGACAGATAAGAAAGATGACTTACGTCATTCAGATAAAAATAGTGAAGCGTCTAATAATAATGAGCTTCAAATAAATTCGTCAGAAGATTCGCTAAAAGagaatacaaatattaataatgaagaAATTTCAACTTCGGCGAATGACGGAAAACACGCGAATCTCTCATCAGAGATTACTTCAGAAAGCTCGCAGGAAAAAGATCACGTTAATGAAGACCACGATAATGAAAGTATTGAACACAAGGAAAATAACgagagtaaaaataataatgaaaatgatgaaaatcaagaacataataaaaatgcagtaGCGACAGAGGCACAAAATGTTGAGGAATCATGTACGACATCTGGAATTTCAAGGATAGAGGAAGAACAGAAAACGACGACAAATCCTACACCACCGCCGAAACCGCCGAGATTAAAATCTGAAAGTGCTGAAGATACTCGAGACGAAAAAGAATCTTCAAAGGAGAAacaagaggaagaaaaagaaaaagatgacaCGGAAATAAAGACGAATAACGAAGAAAATTCAAGCGCGAAAACAACTAGAAAATCGATATCGGCAATTTCGAAGGAAACTATAGAAGCTATCGAGAATTCGATAGAAAAGGTGGAAGAAGATATACCCGCTGAAGAGCCAGAGAAAGCGGAAACGGATGGCGCGCAAGACGATGCCGATGTGGTGCAGTCTCCGCCTCCACGAACAg CTAAAATGGCGAAGTTATTTAAAGGAAGACGGCAACAAGAAATTCAAAATGGGACTAAGAAGACAAGTGTACCGAATATAAAAGCTAAA TCGAAAACGTGCACAATCCTGTGA
- the LOC139103091 gene encoding X-linked retinitis pigmentosa GTPase regulator isoform X3 — protein sequence MGLPDIETIPETGAVFTIGRSRFADNIASHFFIRKDPVISIECGDEHSAVICQTGRLFVFGSNDWGQLGLGHKNHISKPSCVKILKPEKVTHVACGRAHTLICTGAQKIFACGSNQEGQLGRENSVIGDSSSSPILIHDCGLAGPRIVQIAAGSHHSLVLTSDGGVVAWGSNLEGQLGLQGVSGLVYKPTKVPIPEPVKEISAGYYHSVFLTESGLVYVCGEAEGGKLGINTSFSIQDTPKQMQLPVPALHIACGGHHTLILAENGNIYCSGSNASGQLGMGTNVNEIQMPKFLPRGALQDEKIVKIACGESHSAILTESGKLFTCGDGRHGKLGLEENENNVHVVTFAAKYQELFVSNVACGGCHTILVGRRHEIDYQSQRSDSMVNEQKKNSLPPLKLPINMQNEQQEDSVDKSTDKKDDLRHSDKNSEASNNNELQINSSEDSLKENTNINNEEISTSANDGKHANLSSEITSESSQEKDHVNEDHDNESIEHKENNESKNNNENDENQEHNKNAVATEAQNVEESCTTSGISRIEEEQKTTTNPTPPPKPPRLKSESAEDTRDEKESSKEKQEEEKEKDDTEIKTNNEENSSAKTTRKSISAISKETIEAIENSIEKVEEDIPAEEPEKAETDGAQDDADVVQSPPPRTAKMAKLFKGRRQQEIQNGTKKTSVPNIKAKSKTCTIL from the exons ATGGGCCTGCCGGACATAGAGACCATACCCG AGACCGGGGCGGTGTTCACAATCGGCCGCAGCAGATTTGCAGACAACATTGCGTCGCATTTTTTCATACGGAAAGATCCAGTGATCTCCATTGAATGCGGAGACGAGCATTCCGCCGTAATTTGCC AAACTGGCAGATTGTTTGTTTTCGGCAGCAACGATTGGGGTCAACTCGGTCTGGGTCACAAAAATCACATCAGCAAACCATCATGTGTAAAAA TTCTGAAGCCGGAAAAAGTTACTCATGTGGCATGCGGAAGAGCACATACTTTAATATGCACAG GAGCGCAGAAAATCTTTGCATGCGGCAGCAATCAGGAAGGTCAACTGGGTCGAGAAAATTCTGTGATAGGTGACAGCTCTAGTTCTCCAATCTTAATCCACGATTGCGGGCTTGCTGGACCTCGGATCGTTCAAATTGCAGCGGGATCACATCACTCTTTGGTTCTAACGAGCGACGGAGGAGTTGTCGCCTGGGGAAGCAATCTTGAGGGTCAGTTAGGATTGCAAGGGGTTTCAGGCTTGGTGTACAAGCCCACTAAGGTCCCCATTCCTGAACCAGTAAAAGAAATCAGCGCGGGATATTATCACTCAGTTTTCTTAACTG AAAGTGGACTCGTTTATGTCTGCGGCGAAGCAGAAGGTGGTAAACTTGGAATCAACACCAGCTTTTCCATTCAAGACACTCCGAAACAGATGCAATTACCTGTACCAGCACTTCATATCGCATGTGGTGGTCATCATACACTTATATTAGCAG aaaatggCAATATTTATTGCTCTGGCAGTAACGCTAGTGGACAACTCGGTATGGGCACAAACGTTAACGAAATACAGATGCCGAAATTTCTTCCACGTGGAGCTCTTCAAGATGAGAAGATTGTCAAGATTGCTTGCGGCGAAAGTCACAGTGCTATACTTACtg aaTCCGGCAAGCTCTTTACCTGTGGTGACGGCCGACATGGAAAATTGGGTCtggaagaaaacgaaaataacgTTCACGTAGTAACATTTGCTGCTAAATATCAAGAGCTTTTTGTTTCAAAT GTGGCTTGTGGAGGATGTCACACAATATTAGTCGGCAGAAGACATGAGATAGATTATCAATCACAGCGATCGGACTCCATGgtaaat gagcaaaaaaagaattctctACCTCCTTTAAAGCTTCctataaatatgcaaaatgaGCAACAAGAAGACAGTGTAGATAAATCGACAGATAAGAAAGATGACTTACGTCATTCAGATAAAAATAGTGAAGCGTCTAATAATAATGAGCTTCAAATAAATTCGTCAGAAGATTCGCTAAAAGagaatacaaatattaataatgaagaAATTTCAACTTCGGCGAATGACGGAAAACACGCGAATCTCTCATCAGAGATTACTTCAGAAAGCTCGCAGGAAAAAGATCACGTTAATGAAGACCACGATAATGAAAGTATTGAACACAAGGAAAATAACgagagtaaaaataataatgaaaatgatgaaaatcaagaacataataaaaatgcagtaGCGACAGAGGCACAAAATGTTGAGGAATCATGTACGACATCTGGAATTTCAAGGATAGAGGAAGAACAGAAAACGACGACAAATCCTACACCACCGCCGAAACCGCCGAGATTAAAATCTGAAAGTGCTGAAGATACTCGAGACGAAAAAGAATCTTCAAAGGAGAAacaagaggaagaaaaagaaaaagatgacaCGGAAATAAAGACGAATAACGAAGAAAATTCAAGCGCGAAAACAACTAGAAAATCGATATCGGCAATTTCGAAGGAAACTATAGAAGCTATCGAGAATTCGATAGAAAAGGTGGAAGAAGATATACCCGCTGAAGAGCCAGAGAAAGCGGAAACGGATGGCGCGCAAGACGATGCCGATGTGGTGCAGTCTCCGCCTCCACGAACAg CTAAAATGGCGAAGTTATTTAAAGGAAGACGGCAACAAGAAATTCAAAATGGGACTAAGAAGACAAGTGTACCGAATATAAAAGCTAAA TCGAAAACGTGCACAATCCTGTGA
- the LOC139103091 gene encoding X-linked retinitis pigmentosa GTPase regulator isoform X2, translated as MSIKKFACFPGRKHDQFYLQYLTMYRSLHIVETGAVFTIGRSRFADNIASHFFIRKDPVISIECGDEHSAVICQTGRLFVFGSNDWGQLGLGHKNHISKPSCVKILKPEKVTHVACGRAHTLICTGAQKIFACGSNQEGQLGRENSVIGDSSSSPILIHDCGLAGPRIVQIAAGSHHSLVLTSDGGVVAWGSNLEGQLGLQGVSGLVYKPTKVPIPEPVKEISAGYYHSVFLTESGLVYVCGEAEGGKLGINTSFSIQDTPKQMQLPVPALHIACGGHHTLILAENGNIYCSGSNASGQLGMGTNVNEIQMPKFLPRGALQDEKIVKIACGESHSAILTESGKLFTCGDGRHGKLGLEENENNVHVVTFAAKYQELFVSNVACGGCHTILVGRRHEIDYQSQRSDSMEQKKNSLPPLKLPINMQNEQQEDSVDKSTDKKDDLRHSDKNSEASNNNELQINSSEDSLKENTNINNEEISTSANDGKHANLSSEITSESSQEKDHVNEDHDNESIEHKENNESKNNNENDENQEHNKNAVATEAQNVEESCTTSGISRIEEEQKTTTNPTPPPKPPRLKSESAEDTRDEKESSKEKQEEEKEKDDTEIKTNNEENSSAKTTRKSISAISKETIEAIENSIEKVEEDIPAEEPEKAETDGAQDDADVVQSPPPRTAKMAKLFKGRRQQEIQNGTKKTSVPNIKAKSKTCTIL; from the exons ATGTCAATCAAAAAATTCGCGTGTTTTCCAGGTAGAAAGCACGATCAATTCTACCTTCAATATTTAACAATGTATCGATCTTTGCACATTGTAGAGACCGGGGCGGTGTTCACAATCGGCCGCAGCAGATTTGCAGACAACATTGCGTCGCATTTTTTCATACGGAAAGATCCAGTGATCTCCATTGAATGCGGAGACGAGCATTCCGCCGTAATTTGCC AAACTGGCAGATTGTTTGTTTTCGGCAGCAACGATTGGGGTCAACTCGGTCTGGGTCACAAAAATCACATCAGCAAACCATCATGTGTAAAAA TTCTGAAGCCGGAAAAAGTTACTCATGTGGCATGCGGAAGAGCACATACTTTAATATGCACAG GAGCGCAGAAAATCTTTGCATGCGGCAGCAATCAGGAAGGTCAACTGGGTCGAGAAAATTCTGTGATAGGTGACAGCTCTAGTTCTCCAATCTTAATCCACGATTGCGGGCTTGCTGGACCTCGGATCGTTCAAATTGCAGCGGGATCACATCACTCTTTGGTTCTAACGAGCGACGGAGGAGTTGTCGCCTGGGGAAGCAATCTTGAGGGTCAGTTAGGATTGCAAGGGGTTTCAGGCTTGGTGTACAAGCCCACTAAGGTCCCCATTCCTGAACCAGTAAAAGAAATCAGCGCGGGATATTATCACTCAGTTTTCTTAACTG AAAGTGGACTCGTTTATGTCTGCGGCGAAGCAGAAGGTGGTAAACTTGGAATCAACACCAGCTTTTCCATTCAAGACACTCCGAAACAGATGCAATTACCTGTACCAGCACTTCATATCGCATGTGGTGGTCATCATACACTTATATTAGCAG aaaatggCAATATTTATTGCTCTGGCAGTAACGCTAGTGGACAACTCGGTATGGGCACAAACGTTAACGAAATACAGATGCCGAAATTTCTTCCACGTGGAGCTCTTCAAGATGAGAAGATTGTCAAGATTGCTTGCGGCGAAAGTCACAGTGCTATACTTACtg aaTCCGGCAAGCTCTTTACCTGTGGTGACGGCCGACATGGAAAATTGGGTCtggaagaaaacgaaaataacgTTCACGTAGTAACATTTGCTGCTAAATATCAAGAGCTTTTTGTTTCAAAT GTGGCTTGTGGAGGATGTCACACAATATTAGTCGGCAGAAGACATGAGATAGATTATCAATCACAGCGATCGGACTCCATG gagcaaaaaaagaattctctACCTCCTTTAAAGCTTCctataaatatgcaaaatgaGCAACAAGAAGACAGTGTAGATAAATCGACAGATAAGAAAGATGACTTACGTCATTCAGATAAAAATAGTGAAGCGTCTAATAATAATGAGCTTCAAATAAATTCGTCAGAAGATTCGCTAAAAGagaatacaaatattaataatgaagaAATTTCAACTTCGGCGAATGACGGAAAACACGCGAATCTCTCATCAGAGATTACTTCAGAAAGCTCGCAGGAAAAAGATCACGTTAATGAAGACCACGATAATGAAAGTATTGAACACAAGGAAAATAACgagagtaaaaataataatgaaaatgatgaaaatcaagaacataataaaaatgcagtaGCGACAGAGGCACAAAATGTTGAGGAATCATGTACGACATCTGGAATTTCAAGGATAGAGGAAGAACAGAAAACGACGACAAATCCTACACCACCGCCGAAACCGCCGAGATTAAAATCTGAAAGTGCTGAAGATACTCGAGACGAAAAAGAATCTTCAAAGGAGAAacaagaggaagaaaaagaaaaagatgacaCGGAAATAAAGACGAATAACGAAGAAAATTCAAGCGCGAAAACAACTAGAAAATCGATATCGGCAATTTCGAAGGAAACTATAGAAGCTATCGAGAATTCGATAGAAAAGGTGGAAGAAGATATACCCGCTGAAGAGCCAGAGAAAGCGGAAACGGATGGCGCGCAAGACGATGCCGATGTGGTGCAGTCTCCGCCTCCACGAACAg CTAAAATGGCGAAGTTATTTAAAGGAAGACGGCAACAAGAAATTCAAAATGGGACTAAGAAGACAAGTGTACCGAATATAAAAGCTAAA TCGAAAACGTGCACAATCCTGTGA
- the LOC139103091 gene encoding X-linked retinitis pigmentosa GTPase regulator isoform X1, with the protein MSIKKFACFPGRKHDQFYLQYLTMYRSLHIVETGAVFTIGRSRFADNIASHFFIRKDPVISIECGDEHSAVICQTGRLFVFGSNDWGQLGLGHKNHISKPSCVKILKPEKVTHVACGRAHTLICTGAQKIFACGSNQEGQLGRENSVIGDSSSSPILIHDCGLAGPRIVQIAAGSHHSLVLTSDGGVVAWGSNLEGQLGLQGVSGLVYKPTKVPIPEPVKEISAGYYHSVFLTESGLVYVCGEAEGGKLGINTSFSIQDTPKQMQLPVPALHIACGGHHTLILAENGNIYCSGSNASGQLGMGTNVNEIQMPKFLPRGALQDEKIVKIACGESHSAILTESGKLFTCGDGRHGKLGLEENENNVHVVTFAAKYQELFVSNVACGGCHTILVGRRHEIDYQSQRSDSMVNEQKKNSLPPLKLPINMQNEQQEDSVDKSTDKKDDLRHSDKNSEASNNNELQINSSEDSLKENTNINNEEISTSANDGKHANLSSEITSESSQEKDHVNEDHDNESIEHKENNESKNNNENDENQEHNKNAVATEAQNVEESCTTSGISRIEEEQKTTTNPTPPPKPPRLKSESAEDTRDEKESSKEKQEEEKEKDDTEIKTNNEENSSAKTTRKSISAISKETIEAIENSIEKVEEDIPAEEPEKAETDGAQDDADVVQSPPPRTAKMAKLFKGRRQQEIQNGTKKTSVPNIKAKSKTCTIL; encoded by the exons ATGTCAATCAAAAAATTCGCGTGTTTTCCAGGTAGAAAGCACGATCAATTCTACCTTCAATATTTAACAATGTATCGATCTTTGCACATTGTAGAGACCGGGGCGGTGTTCACAATCGGCCGCAGCAGATTTGCAGACAACATTGCGTCGCATTTTTTCATACGGAAAGATCCAGTGATCTCCATTGAATGCGGAGACGAGCATTCCGCCGTAATTTGCC AAACTGGCAGATTGTTTGTTTTCGGCAGCAACGATTGGGGTCAACTCGGTCTGGGTCACAAAAATCACATCAGCAAACCATCATGTGTAAAAA TTCTGAAGCCGGAAAAAGTTACTCATGTGGCATGCGGAAGAGCACATACTTTAATATGCACAG GAGCGCAGAAAATCTTTGCATGCGGCAGCAATCAGGAAGGTCAACTGGGTCGAGAAAATTCTGTGATAGGTGACAGCTCTAGTTCTCCAATCTTAATCCACGATTGCGGGCTTGCTGGACCTCGGATCGTTCAAATTGCAGCGGGATCACATCACTCTTTGGTTCTAACGAGCGACGGAGGAGTTGTCGCCTGGGGAAGCAATCTTGAGGGTCAGTTAGGATTGCAAGGGGTTTCAGGCTTGGTGTACAAGCCCACTAAGGTCCCCATTCCTGAACCAGTAAAAGAAATCAGCGCGGGATATTATCACTCAGTTTTCTTAACTG AAAGTGGACTCGTTTATGTCTGCGGCGAAGCAGAAGGTGGTAAACTTGGAATCAACACCAGCTTTTCCATTCAAGACACTCCGAAACAGATGCAATTACCTGTACCAGCACTTCATATCGCATGTGGTGGTCATCATACACTTATATTAGCAG aaaatggCAATATTTATTGCTCTGGCAGTAACGCTAGTGGACAACTCGGTATGGGCACAAACGTTAACGAAATACAGATGCCGAAATTTCTTCCACGTGGAGCTCTTCAAGATGAGAAGATTGTCAAGATTGCTTGCGGCGAAAGTCACAGTGCTATACTTACtg aaTCCGGCAAGCTCTTTACCTGTGGTGACGGCCGACATGGAAAATTGGGTCtggaagaaaacgaaaataacgTTCACGTAGTAACATTTGCTGCTAAATATCAAGAGCTTTTTGTTTCAAAT GTGGCTTGTGGAGGATGTCACACAATATTAGTCGGCAGAAGACATGAGATAGATTATCAATCACAGCGATCGGACTCCATGgtaaat gagcaaaaaaagaattctctACCTCCTTTAAAGCTTCctataaatatgcaaaatgaGCAACAAGAAGACAGTGTAGATAAATCGACAGATAAGAAAGATGACTTACGTCATTCAGATAAAAATAGTGAAGCGTCTAATAATAATGAGCTTCAAATAAATTCGTCAGAAGATTCGCTAAAAGagaatacaaatattaataatgaagaAATTTCAACTTCGGCGAATGACGGAAAACACGCGAATCTCTCATCAGAGATTACTTCAGAAAGCTCGCAGGAAAAAGATCACGTTAATGAAGACCACGATAATGAAAGTATTGAACACAAGGAAAATAACgagagtaaaaataataatgaaaatgatgaaaatcaagaacataataaaaatgcagtaGCGACAGAGGCACAAAATGTTGAGGAATCATGTACGACATCTGGAATTTCAAGGATAGAGGAAGAACAGAAAACGACGACAAATCCTACACCACCGCCGAAACCGCCGAGATTAAAATCTGAAAGTGCTGAAGATACTCGAGACGAAAAAGAATCTTCAAAGGAGAAacaagaggaagaaaaagaaaaagatgacaCGGAAATAAAGACGAATAACGAAGAAAATTCAAGCGCGAAAACAACTAGAAAATCGATATCGGCAATTTCGAAGGAAACTATAGAAGCTATCGAGAATTCGATAGAAAAGGTGGAAGAAGATATACCCGCTGAAGAGCCAGAGAAAGCGGAAACGGATGGCGCGCAAGACGATGCCGATGTGGTGCAGTCTCCGCCTCCACGAACAg CTAAAATGGCGAAGTTATTTAAAGGAAGACGGCAACAAGAAATTCAAAATGGGACTAAGAAGACAAGTGTACCGAATATAAAAGCTAAA TCGAAAACGTGCACAATCCTGTGA
- the LOC139103102 gene encoding uncharacterized protein, producing the protein MWKCWTLFLCIAGLSSAVLEQSNYDISPLANQSITLRQHEPVRRFACPIGFFRLKRFCYYLSAGTAPWRDAYFHCKDRNATLAILDRNGKDKMLRKYLIGDQFTKLERWIGGIFNWQQMAWEWGVTGEKMVFQSFGKAEHGRSKKYAWHCIIMDPALKYKWSARSCVERKHYICEVPAGRLARRRKKSDPFAPQNQRLKPRKKGKKYSDEQRRQGERKKNRTNSRRNWLDQGEDRQWAHGVKLGSQPPNSVKPKERMRHRSNRTRLQTPVPKVNQVLPQGREYGAFLANGHQSQNLADMNNIYSQFHNRINDFAREEILFKP; encoded by the exons gCTTATCCTCGGCTGTTTTGGAACAGTCAAACTACGATATTAGTCCTTTGGCTAATCAATCTATAACACTACGGCAACATGAACCCGTGAGACGATTCGCGTGTCCCATTGGATTCTTTCGGCTAAAACGATTCTGCTACTATCTGAGTGCCGGCACGGCACCATGGAGGGACGCATACTTTCATTGCAAAGACAGAAATGCCACCCTTGCGATATTGGACAGAAATGGAAAGGACAAGATGCTGAGGAAGTACCTAATAGGAGATCAATTCA CAAAACTGGAGCGATGGATCGGCGGAATATTCAATTGGCAACAGATGGCCTGGGAGTGGGGTGTAACAGGTGAAAAGATGGTCTTCCAGAGTTTCGGGAAAGCCGAACACGGAAGATCGAAAAAGTATGCGTGGCATTGCATCATAATGGATCCCGCGTTAAAATACAAGTGGAGTGCGAGAAGCTGCGTGGAACGGAAGCATTATATATGCGAAGTGCCTGCCGGTCGTCTAG CTAGGAGACGTAAGAAGTCGGATCCCTTCGCGCCGCAAAACCAAAGATTAAAGCCCAGAAAAAAGGGTAAGAAATATTCAGACGAACAGAGAAGGCAAGGCGAAAGGAAGAAGAATCGAACTAATTCGAGAAGAAATTGGTTGGACCAAGGAGAGGATCGACAATGGGCCCATGGCGTTAAACTAGGATCGCAACCACCCAA tagtGTGAAGCCTAAAGAGCGCATGCGACATCGTTCGAACAGAACTCGTTTGCAAACCCCTGTGCCGAAAGTTAACCAAGTGTTGCCCCAAGGACGAGAGTACGGCGCTTTTCTAGCCAACGGACATCAATCTCAGAATTTAGCGGATATGAACAACATTTATTCGCAGTTTCACAATAGAATAAACGACTTTGCGCGGGAGgaaattttgtttaaaccGTGA